GCATCATCTCTAAGGCTTTTTGAATACCAACTAGCTTTGGTAAGCGTTGAGTACCACCGCCACCGGGTAACAGACCAAGTTGTACTTCAGGCAAGCCTAGGCTGGTTTTATCATCGTTACTACATACTCGATAATCACAGGCTAAGGCGACTTCTAAACCGCCACCTAAGCACGGGCCATGAATAGCAGCAATAACCGGAAACGGTAGCTTAGCTAAGCGGGCGAAAACTTTGTGTCCGTCTTGTGAGAGCTTTTGCGCATCGGCGGCTGTATCACAGCTATCAAGCATGCCAATATCAGCGCCGGCGATAAACGAATCAGCCTTTCCGCTATGCACCACCATACCAGTAAGTTGAGACTGAGAAGCAAGGTCATCCAATATGGCATCCAGCTCGGGGCCAAATTCAGCTTTTAAGGTGTTCATGGTTTCACCATGTACATCAATTTTTAGCAGCGCAACATTCTCTTCAATCGTTAAGGTGAAAGTTTGCTGTTCCATTATTCAACCTCCAAAACCATTGCCGCGCCCAAACCACCTGCCGCACAGGCAGTGGTTAAACCTAAACCACCACCGCGACGACGCAGTTCGTTAAGCATTTGCGTAATCATTCGTGCGCCAGTGGCAGCAAAGGGGTGACCATAAGCAATTGAGCTACCCATTACGTTAAACTTCTCCATGTCAATTTCACCCAAGGCTTTGTCTCGTCCAATGGATTGTGCAAATTCATCACTAGCAAACATCTTCACATTGGCTAGGGTTTGCGCGGCAAAGGCTTCGTGCATTTCAATTAAATCTAAATCCTGCAAAGTGATACCCGCGCGGTCTAATGCGATAGGCGTGGCATAAGAAGGCCCCATTAACATGTCTTCCCACACGTCGATACCGGCAAAAGCATAGCTTTTTATGTAACCTAAAATCGGCAAACCTTGCTCTTTGGCTTTGTCTTCTCGCATAAGCAATACCGCGGCGGCACCATCGGTAAGCGGTGTAGCGTTAGCGGCAGTTACCGAACCATGCTTGCGGTCGAATACGGGTTTTAGTTTGGCCAGTTTCTCTTCACTTGAGTCACCGCGCACATTGTTGTCACGGCTAATAGAGGTTTTAAAAGGCTCTGGGTAAGCAGTCATTACTTCGTCGTCCAACTTACCTTCTTCCCAAGCCTGATGCGCTAAGCGATGTGAACGTGCAGCTAACTTGTCTTGGTCGGCGCGTTTAATGCCGTGCGTTTTGGCCATTTGCTCAGCGGTTTGTCCCATGGAAATACCTGTAGAGTACTCAGCCACTGCCGGTGGAACCGGCACCAAGTCTTTAATTCTTAGCTTTTTAATAATATTCCAACGCTGCCCTGCACTGCGGGCTTTAGATAGCTCAAGTAAACTGCGAGCTAGCTTTTTGCTCACTCCAATAGGTAACACTGAAGATGAATCTGCACCACCAGCAATACCACAATCAATTGTGCCAGCCATAATGGACTCAACCACGTTAACCGTTGCTTGAAAACTAGTAGCACAAGCCCTAGAAACACTATAAGCATCAGTAGACACATCTAGGGGAGTACCCAAAACAATTTCACGGGCAATGTTTGGCGCTGCAGGCATTTGTACCACTTGACCAAATACCAGTTGTTGAATCTCTTTCACGTCTAGATCTACACGCTTAATTAATTCATTAACCACCATTTTCCCAAGGTCTACGGCTGGAACATCATGATAGGCTGTGGCTTGACGCGCAAATGGCGTACGCAAACCCGCAACTACTGCTATGCGTGCGCCATTCGCCGTTTGTAAAGATTGTTGTTGGTGCATTCAATTTATCCTTAACGAGTTAAGAGGTCAGACCTCATAAGCTTTATATTAACCATTTCTTCACATAATTCAAACAAGCGATTAAAACTAGTAGTAAGCCGTCAAATTTAAAGGAAATTTTTTGAGCCTAACTGAAGAGTGTTTTATCATCCGCATGCGATGAACAATTCAGAGGATCAAATGAGTAACAACACACTATCGGCCATTAGAGATTACCTTAACCAAAGCATAGTTGGCCAAACTGAATTTATTAATCAATTACTTATCGCTTTATTAGCCGACGGGCACATATTAGTAGAGGGTCCTCCAGGCCTTGCTAAGACCCGAGCGGTTAAAGCACTATCGGAATGTATAGAAGGTGATTTTCATCGAGTCCAGTTCACCCCAGACTTATTGCCCGCCGATTTAACCGGTACCGATGTGTTTCACCCAGAGACTGCCAGCTTTAGCTTTCAGAAAGGGCCTATTTTTCACAACTTAGTATTGGCGGACGAAATTAACCGCGCCCCAGCTAAAGTGCAATCGGCCTTACTTGAAGCCATGGCCGAACAACAGATCACCGTTGGCAGTAGCAGCTACCAGTTGCCTAAACTGTTTATGGTAATGGCAACCCAAAACCCGATTGAGCAAGAAGGCACCTACCCGCTTCCCGAAGCCCAGCTCGACCGCTTTATGTTCAAGCTGTGTTTGAACTACCCTGATGCAGAAAACGAACTCAAAATTCTGCAGCTTACTGAACGTGAAGCCAAGCAAGTGCACTTACGTCAGCCAGAGCCGCTCACTCAACAAAAACTGTTTGCCCTGCGCCGAGCCATTATGGAAGTACATATTGCGCCGCAGTTAAATCAATATATCGTTGATTTAGTGGTAGCCACTCGCCAGCCCGAGCGCTATACCGACGAATTTAGTCAATGGCTAGAATTTGGTGCCAGCCCGCGTGCCAGCATATCCCTAGCCCGCGCTGCGCGTGCTAAAGCATGGCTTGATGGACGAGACTTTGTTAGCCCAGAAGATATTCAACAGCTTGCTTACCCAGTATTGCGCCATCGTTTATTGTTAAGCTATCAAGCGCAAGCAAAAGGGATTCAGGCCGATGCAGTTATCCAACGTTTGCTTGAATTGGTGGCCTTTGCCTAATGGATACCATTAGTCGCCAATCGCCAGTCAGTTTACAAATTGAGCAGTTGATAGAAGCGCGCGCCATTCATTTAAATATGCCTCCTTGGCGCCAAGTAAGCAGTAGCCGCCATGGTAACCGCTTAAGCAAGGTACGTGGGCGTGGCATGGAGTTTGACGAAGTACGTCATTACCAACCGGGAGATGACATACGCTGCATCGACTGGCGAGTGACTGCGCGCACCGGTAAAACCCATACCAAGTTGTTTCGAGAAGACCGCGAACATCCAGTGTTTATCTTTCTTGATTTATCACATTCGATGTACTTTGGCAGTGGCGACAAACTTAAATCAGTGTTTGCTAGCGAATTGGCTGCTTGTTTAGGTTGGAATGCACAGCAACTTGGCGAGCGTGTGGCCTTAACCCTTCACCTAGGTGAACAAGCCCACAACCAAAAACCTGCAGCCAGTAAAACCCATTGGCTAGCCCAGCTACAAAGCATCGTGGAAGTGCATAACCAACAATTTGCGGCTCTGGCTCAGCAGCAACTGCAAGATTGTTCACCGACTCATAACCTTGAGACTTTATGCCAATTAGTTAAAACCGGCTATCAAGTGCATTTAATCAGTGACTTTTACCACTTTGACAGCGCCGCGGCTTTGCACTTGCAACGCTTAGCTAGCCACAACCAAGTTTTCGCTTGGCAAATTAGCGACCCCTTAGAGCAACAACTGCCCAAGGCAAACACCGCAATGCAACTGCAAGTAAGCAATGGAAATAGCGAGGGATATTTGCAACCCGACAGCAAAGCGTTTAGGCAGCAGTTTATGCGCTTAGCCAAACAGCGGCAGCAACACATTCAACAGATGTTACAGCAGGCGCGTATTCCTCATCAGCATTTTTCAACAGCCTTAGAGTGGCAGGACTATGCCTGAGCAAACAAATCCTTTAGCAGATCTAAAAGACATTATTTTACCCGCCAGTTATGAAACCGCCTTACCCGCCATAGGTTGGTGGCTACTCGGCTTGCTGGTAATAGTTAGCTTAGTAGTGCTGATGTTTGTAAGCTGGCGCTATTGGCAGCTAGACAAACCACGTCGCGAAGCCATGCAAACGCTAAAACAACACACAATGAACTTGGCGGAACTTAACCTATTAATGAAACGCCTAGCCTTAAGTTATTACCCGCGCCAGCAAGTTGCGTCATTAGGTGGTGAAGACTGGTTAGCTTTTTTAGATAGCACTTCCAGCACAAACTCGACTGCTTTTGCTGAACAACGCAGTGCTTGGCAGCAAGCCTTGTATGCTGCAGAACCTGCAGATTCAAACCAACAGTGTATCGAATTGGCAGAGCAATGGATTAAGCAAGTAAGGCCGCCGCTTAATCTAGCCAGCCTGTTTGGCTTCAATCCAAAACAGCAAGACAAGATGCTGCAAGCAAGTAGCGCCAATAAAGGAGGCGCAGATGTTTGAGTTTGTCTGGCCTTATGTATTCTTGCTACTTCCAGTGCTTTGGCTAGTGGAGAAGTTTAGCCAAACCAAGCAGCAGCAAAGTGAAGTATTAGTTAACAGCAGTTTACCCTTTACTCAAGCACAAGCAGCGTTAGAACAAACCAATAGTCCGCTTAAGGTTGGCTTTAAATGGCTAGTGTGGTGTTTGTGTATTACTGCGCTAGCGCGCCCAGTATGGCTAGACGATGAAGTGCAAGGCCTTAACGAGCAAGGCCGCGACTTACTATTATCAGTTGATATGTCGGGCAGTATGCAGATTAAAGACATGCAAGTTGACGGTGAAGCCGTTGACCGATTAACCGCTCTCAAGATTTTGCTTAGTGAGTTTATTGAGCAGCGCCGTGGCGACCGCTTAGGCATGATTCTATTTGCCGACCACGCCTATTTAGCCAGCCCATTAAGCTTTGATTTAGACAGTTTACTGATTCAAGTAAAAGAGCTAGTGCATGGTTTAGTGGGTGATAGAACCGCCATTGGCGAAGGCATTGGTCTTGGCATAAAACAGCTAATGAACCACCCCGCAGAACAACGTATCTTAATCTTGCTGACCGATGGTCAAAATACCTCGGGCTCGGTAGACCCGATGCAAGCGGCAGAGATGGCTGCCAAACATCAGGTGGTGATTTATACCATTGGTGTAGGTGCCGACGAGCTTTATCAGCAAACCTTATTTGGCTCTCGTAAGATTAACCCTTCGCAAGACTTAGATGAAGGCGCGTTAATTCGCATCGCAGAAATGACTGGAGGGCAATATTACCGTGCTCGCAGCACTGAGGAATTATCGCAAATTTATCAGGAAATAAATGCCTTAAACCCTATCTCCGAGGCCCAACAATATTACCGACCACAATACGAGCTGTATTATTGGCCGCTTGCTCTAGCCAGTTTGTTGCTAATGGCCAGTTTAGCTAGCCCGCTGTTAGTGCGCCGCTTTAACCGGGAGGCCAGTAATGTTTGATATAAGTTTACTGCGCCCAGAATGGCTCTTGCTAAGCCCGCTACTCTTGCTGCTATTGATTAAAAAGCAGCAGCGTGAACAGTCGGCTTGGAGCAAGTTGCTTAGTCCAGGCATTGCAAAATACTTGGTTGAGTCGCCAAAACAAAGCAAACAATCTCAATGGTCTTTGGCGGCTCTATTTACCTTGATTTTATTCGCCCTAAGCGGCCCCAGTATCATTAGTGACAATGTGCCGCTCTACCGCGAAGGCTCGGCACGAGTGTTAATCATGGACATGTCTTATTCAATGCGCGCGCGCGACGTAAAGCCCGACCGGGTTGAGCTGGCAAAATACAAAGCGCTCGATCTACTAGAACAATGGAAAGACGGTGAAACAGCCCTTATTGCTTATGCCGGTGATGCCTTTGTACTTAGCCCCTTAAGTAGTGATACCAATACCCTCGCCAACCTGGTTCCCCACCTTAAACCAGAGTTAATGCCCGCTCACGGCTCAGCCCTAAACCTCGCCATTGAGCAAGCTGCCGAACTAATAAAACAAGCCGGCTACGCGCAAGGTGATGTTGTAGTGATTGGCGATGGGCTGAGTGAGCAACAAATGCAACTTAGCCTAAGCAGTTTACAACAGCACAATTTACGGTTCTCGATGTTGGCATTAGGCACCAAAGATGGCGCGCCGATCCCTCTAGAAGATGGCAGCATGCTAAAAGACCAATATGGCAGCATTGTTATTGCTAAGTTAGAAGCAGATAACTTCCTGCCCCTTTGCCAAAACACCGGCGGTATTTGCCAGCTGATTAGTGCTGATAATAGCGATATTGAGAAACTGAGCTCCTTACGTAGCCGCAATTTTGATAGCGAACAACAAAGCAATCAACAAGCGCAGGTGAGAAAAGATATTGGCTTTTATCTGCTGCCTTTTATTTTGTTGATGCTACTAAATAGCGTGCGCCGCGCAGAGCTATTGCTAGTTAGTTTATGTGTTAGCATTTTTGCCCTACCAAAGCCCGCTCTGGCTAACTCGGTGTGGACAAATCAAGCTCAACAAGCACAACAAGCTTTCGAAGAAGAACGTTACGGCGAAGCTGCTGAGCTGTTTACCGACCCAAGTTGGAAAGCCTCAGCTTTATACAAAGCAGGTAACTATCAAGAGGCGCAAGCGCTGTTTGCTCAAGATAGCAGTGCCAATGGGTGGTTTAACCAAGGAAATGCTCATGCTCAACTTGGTGATTATCAACAAGCTATAGAAGCCTATGAGCAAGCCTTAGAACTACAAAATGACTTCCCTGCCGCTCAACACAATAAGAAATTAGTTGAAGAGCTGTTAGAACAACAGCAACAAAACCAGCAACAGTCAGAGCAACAAGATTCTAGCGATTCTGATGAGCAATCAGAGTCGGACTCATCTCAACAACAAGGTGACCAACAGCAGGACGATTCCCAAGCAGAAGAGAATCAAGACCAACAGTCGCCTTCTGAGCAACAGTCAGAGCAAGAGCAAGAGTCTGAACAGCAACAACAGGCACAAGCCGGCGAAGAACAGTCAAATGAAGAACAAGAGCCTGAGCAAAGCGCTCAAGCCAATAACTCGCAAGGTGAACCGAGTGACCAAGAAGAGTTACAGAAATGGCTCGAAGATCTGCCTAATGACCCTAGTTTGTTGCTTCGCAATAAAATGTATCTTGAATATCAAAAACGACGTCGTCAGCCTAGTAATCAGGAGAACTGGTAAGTGAAAGCGCTTAGTGTATTTTTTATTCTTTTACTTAGCTTTAATGCTTATGCCACGACTAAAGTTACCGCTTCGGTTAGTCAAAACCCTGTAGCAGTTGGACAAGCCTTTACGCTAGAAATTGTGGCTGACGATACCTTGGCGGCCAGTGAATTTGACTCATCGGTGTTGTTAAGGCAAAAGTTTGTAGTAGGCAGTACTTCAACTAGCCGCCAACACACCAGCATCAATGGTGAATCATCAACTCAAACGCGCTGGACCACAACTTTGTTAGTGCGTGAAGAAGGTAACTACCTGATTCCTAGTTTTAACATTGGTGGGCAAAACACAACACCTATTCAACTAAAAGCTAAAGTTATTGAAGCCATTGAGCCAAGCAAAGATCAGGTTCGCATGGAAGTAAGCCTAGATAATGCCGAGGTTTACATTGGTCAGCCAGTTACCTACACCGCCAAGATTTGGGTCGCTAACAGCCTAGACCAAGCCAATATCATCGCGCCCAGTATGTTAGGCGCCAAAATAGAAAAGCTGGGTGATGACAAACAAGACTTAGAAGTAATTGACGGCAAGCGGTATCGCACCCTCACCCGCCATTGGTTACTCACACCAGAAAAAGCCGGTGAGTTTGAAGTAAGAGGTCCGCGACTTAGCGGTTTAGCTAACGACATCAACCGCCGTGCTCGACCAGTAGACATTGCCGCACAAACCCTATCTCTAGAAGTAAAAGCCCCGCCAGCGAGTTTCCCTGGCAGGTGGCTGCCATCTAACGACCTATTGCTATATGAAGAGATTCAACCGCTGCAAAGTGACTACCAGCAAGGTCAAGCATTTACCAGAATCATTAACCTAACCATTGCTGGCATTACCGAAGAGCAACTTCCGGAAATAGATATAGATTACGGAGAAGATTTCCGGGTTTACCCAGAAGCTTACCAAGACCGCACCATTGTGAAAGACGGTATTGTATTTGCGCAGCGCAGCCTTAATGTCGCGATCATTCCGGTAAACGAAGGCGAACTTACTCTGCCTGGTTGGTCGCTACCATGGTGGGATTTAAGCAAAGACCAACAAGCCAGTGCAGATATTGCTCCGCGCACTATTACCGTGGTGGCCGCACCGGTTAGCCAACAGCTGCAAACCCTCAGCAGTAATCAAGATATTGCTCCCGAAGTGATAGAAAAACCTAGCACCTCCTTATGGACTTGGTTTTTCGCCTTAGCGTGGCTAATCACAATGGCGCTATTAGTGTGGGTAATTAAACGCAAAAAAGTAACAACTACCGCGAAGACTCAAGTGGAGCAAAACGATGTGGTAGCAACTTTAGATGATAATTATTGGTCGCAGTTTTCAGCCGCATGTAACAGCGGTCAAATGCAACTGGCAGAACAAGCTTTAGGAAAGTGGCTTACCAAGCAAGAGCTAAGCGATAGCTTTCACAACTTACATAAAGAAATTAGCGCCGCAAATTGGGCTAGCGAAGCAAAAGAAGATTTTGATTTAATGGCGTTTTTAGAGCGATGCCAAGTCTTAAAGAAGCAGTTTCAAAATAAAAAAGAGCAAGGAGAAGCAGCGCTCTCCTCGCTCAATCCATAACTTACAACAGCGTGTTTAGCGGTTTAAGCCTAGTTGGAAGATTAGGCTTTCTGCTTGGCAACAAAAAGTAAACGAAGCAGCCAGCTTAACGCCGCCTTCAACAGCGCTAATCTCGCTGCTAATCTCACAAGGATCCGATTCAGCTTTACGCGCTTTTTCTACCAACAGGTTCAAACGGGTTTCGGCTTGTTGTTGCTCGGCAAACACTTCTTCAACTTGTGCTGTACACTCTTCACCGTCGATAACGGCACCAACATCAACACAACAACAAGTTTTAGATTCTTCTAACTTAGTTTTCATCTATTTTCCTTTCATTTACAACAGGCCTTAGTTATAACTCATCAATCTAAACCAAAGCGAAATCAGGTGTATAGTGTGTACCATAGACCAAGTACGGTCTCTTTGATGCGTATCATAACAGATTAGCCTTCTACGTTTTATCTAGGAAATTACATGGTTGTTGATTTTTTTCGAAAGAAAAACCAAACCGACTCGGTCATGTCGGATATGGAAGCAAAACAAAAACGTTATGAAGCCCTAGTACAGGCTTACAATAAGGATGTTTACCGTTACGCCTACTGGCTAGTAAAGGATAAGCATATCGCCGAAGACATAGTTCAAGAAACCTTTCTTAGAGCTTGGCGTTCACTCGACAGCCTTAAAGATGAAAAGGCAGCTAAGGCATGGTTAATTACCATTCTTCGCCGAGAAAACGCCCGTCGCTTCGAGCGAAAACAGTTTAACTTGGTGGATATCGAGGATCATTCAGTTGCCGATGTAAATGCTACATCTACCGAGCAACAAATTGAAAATGAATGGTTGCGCCGCCAAATAGATAAGCTGGCACCTGAATATAAAGAACCGCTGCTACTCCAAGTGATAGGTGGATTTAGCGGTGATGAGATTGCCGATATGTTAGAGCTAAATAAAAACACAGTAATGACACGGCTTTTTAGAGCAAGAAATCAGCTCAAAGAAGCCCTAGATAATGACCAAGAACGAGGACAAAGCAATGGATGAGCTAGAATTTCGCCGTCAGTTGTATACCAATCCTCGAGAGCGTAGCGATACGCTTATACAGGAAGCAACGCGCACACCTAAAAATAAAAAACTGTATGACGAGATGCAGCAGTTTGAATCTAAGCTAGAGCAAGCACTAAACGTAGATGTGCCCGACGCCCTAGCTGAGCGATTAATACTTAGCCAAAGCTTCGACGATTCACAACTGGAATACCGCCGCAAAACCCGAGTACATATTGCTATGGCTGCGTCAATTGCCTTTGTAGTGGGTTTAAGTTTTAGCTTAGTTAATTGGCAACTGCCCGCAGGCCATACAGATATGGGACAAGTGGCTCTAGAGCATGTCTATCATGAAATGCCCTTCACCAGCGGTGTCGATGAGCAACCTAACTTACAAACCATTAATGCCAAGTTAGCCCGTTATGGCGCAAGCTTTGACCAGCTACCCGGCGATGTAGTTTATGTTAACCACTGTGCTTATGCAGGTGCTCCAGCTTTTCATATGATTATGAAAGGAAAAATGGGCTCAAACATAAATGTGTTTGTAGTGCCTAAATCCACCGAGTTGCAAGCGGTTGAAAGCTTTGCCGATAAAAAGATGCACGGGATGGTTTCTAAACTATCTAATGCCAACCTTGTGGTGGTGGGTGAACGTAACGAACCTATTGAAAAAGCACTTGATACGCTCACCGCAGATTTAACTCAATCTATCTGATTTAATTAAAATAAAGTCAACTCCTATTGTCTTATCAATGGGAGTTGATTTTTTTGTTTGTGAACTAGCAATAAAGCTCAACAATCCCGCTTGATGTTTCGAAACAATCATTTATATTTCTTCGCTCACCAAGATCAAACAAGTGTTTAACTTTTGTGCAGCAGCTCCAACTTTTGACATAAAGCATTAACAAACACTTAACAAATATTTTATTTACTCTTAATCTGGTCAGAGGTCAGCGCTCTTGCTAAGACCATACA
The Agarivorans aestuarii DNA segment above includes these coding regions:
- a CDS encoding AAA family ATPase, with protein sequence MSNNTLSAIRDYLNQSIVGQTEFINQLLIALLADGHILVEGPPGLAKTRAVKALSECIEGDFHRVQFTPDLLPADLTGTDVFHPETASFSFQKGPIFHNLVLADEINRAPAKVQSALLEAMAEQQITVGSSSYQLPKLFMVMATQNPIEQEGTYPLPEAQLDRFMFKLCLNYPDAENELKILQLTEREAKQVHLRQPEPLTQQKLFALRRAIMEVHIAPQLNQYIVDLVVATRQPERYTDEFSQWLEFGASPRASISLARAARAKAWLDGRDFVSPEDIQQLAYPVLRHRLLLSYQAQAKGIQADAVIQRLLELVAFA
- a CDS encoding YfcZ/YiiS family protein, with product MKTKLEESKTCCCVDVGAVIDGEECTAQVEEVFAEQQQAETRLNLLVEKARKAESDPCEISSEISAVEGGVKLAASFTFCCQAESLIFQLGLNR
- a CDS encoding VWA domain-containing protein, with the protein product MFDISLLRPEWLLLSPLLLLLLIKKQQREQSAWSKLLSPGIAKYLVESPKQSKQSQWSLAALFTLILFALSGPSIISDNVPLYREGSARVLIMDMSYSMRARDVKPDRVELAKYKALDLLEQWKDGETALIAYAGDAFVLSPLSSDTNTLANLVPHLKPELMPAHGSALNLAIEQAAELIKQAGYAQGDVVVIGDGLSEQQMQLSLSSLQQHNLRFSMLALGTKDGAPIPLEDGSMLKDQYGSIVIAKLEADNFLPLCQNTGGICQLISADNSDIEKLSSLRSRNFDSEQQSNQQAQVRKDIGFYLLPFILLMLLNSVRRAELLLVSLCVSIFALPKPALANSVWTNQAQQAQQAFEEERYGEAAELFTDPSWKASALYKAGNYQEAQALFAQDSSANGWFNQGNAHAQLGDYQQAIEAYEQALELQNDFPAAQHNKKLVEELLEQQQQNQQQSEQQDSSDSDEQSESDSSQQQGDQQQDDSQAEENQDQQSPSEQQSEQEQESEQQQQAQAGEEQSNEEQEPEQSAQANNSQGEPSDQEELQKWLEDLPNDPSLLLRNKMYLEYQKRRRQPSNQENW
- a CDS encoding sigma-70 family RNA polymerase sigma factor, whose translation is MVVDFFRKKNQTDSVMSDMEAKQKRYEALVQAYNKDVYRYAYWLVKDKHIAEDIVQETFLRAWRSLDSLKDEKAAKAWLITILRRENARRFERKQFNLVDIEDHSVADVNATSTEQQIENEWLRRQIDKLAPEYKEPLLLQVIGGFSGDEIADMLELNKNTVMTRLFRARNQLKEALDNDQERGQSNG
- the fadI gene encoding acetyl-CoA C-acyltransferase FadI, giving the protein MHQQQSLQTANGARIAVVAGLRTPFARQATAYHDVPAVDLGKMVVNELIKRVDLDVKEIQQLVFGQVVQMPAAPNIAREIVLGTPLDVSTDAYSVSRACATSFQATVNVVESIMAGTIDCGIAGGADSSSVLPIGVSKKLARSLLELSKARSAGQRWNIIKKLRIKDLVPVPPAVAEYSTGISMGQTAEQMAKTHGIKRADQDKLAARSHRLAHQAWEEGKLDDEVMTAYPEPFKTSISRDNNVRGDSSEEKLAKLKPVFDRKHGSVTAANATPLTDGAAAVLLMREDKAKEQGLPILGYIKSYAFAGIDVWEDMLMGPSYATPIALDRAGITLQDLDLIEMHEAFAAQTLANVKMFASDEFAQSIGRDKALGEIDMEKFNVMGSSIAYGHPFAATGARMITQMLNELRRRGGGLGLTTACAAGGLGAAMVLEVE
- a CDS encoding DUF3379 domain-containing protein encodes the protein MTKNEDKAMDELEFRRQLYTNPRERSDTLIQEATRTPKNKKLYDEMQQFESKLEQALNVDVPDALAERLILSQSFDDSQLEYRRKTRVHIAMAASIAFVVGLSFSLVNWQLPAGHTDMGQVALEHVYHEMPFTSGVDEQPNLQTINAKLARYGASFDQLPGDVVYVNHCAYAGAPAFHMIMKGKMGSNINVFVVPKSTELQAVESFADKKMHGMVSKLSNANLVVVGERNEPIEKALDTLTADLTQSI
- a CDS encoding DUF4381 domain-containing protein; the protein is MPEQTNPLADLKDIILPASYETALPAIGWWLLGLLVIVSLVVLMFVSWRYWQLDKPRREAMQTLKQHTMNLAELNLLMKRLALSYYPRQQVASLGGEDWLAFLDSTSSTNSTAFAEQRSAWQQALYAAEPADSNQQCIELAEQWIKQVRPPLNLASLFGFNPKQQDKMLQASSANKGGADV
- a CDS encoding DUF58 domain-containing protein; protein product: MDTISRQSPVSLQIEQLIEARAIHLNMPPWRQVSSSRHGNRLSKVRGRGMEFDEVRHYQPGDDIRCIDWRVTARTGKTHTKLFREDREHPVFIFLDLSHSMYFGSGDKLKSVFASELAACLGWNAQQLGERVALTLHLGEQAHNQKPAASKTHWLAQLQSIVEVHNQQFAALAQQQLQDCSPTHNLETLCQLVKTGYQVHLISDFYHFDSAAALHLQRLASHNQVFAWQISDPLEQQLPKANTAMQLQVSNGNSEGYLQPDSKAFRQQFMRLAKQRQQHIQQMLQQARIPHQHFSTALEWQDYA
- a CDS encoding BatD family protein, translated to MKALSVFFILLLSFNAYATTKVTASVSQNPVAVGQAFTLEIVADDTLAASEFDSSVLLRQKFVVGSTSTSRQHTSINGESSTQTRWTTTLLVREEGNYLIPSFNIGGQNTTPIQLKAKVIEAIEPSKDQVRMEVSLDNAEVYIGQPVTYTAKIWVANSLDQANIIAPSMLGAKIEKLGDDKQDLEVIDGKRYRTLTRHWLLTPEKAGEFEVRGPRLSGLANDINRRARPVDIAAQTLSLEVKAPPASFPGRWLPSNDLLLYEEIQPLQSDYQQGQAFTRIINLTIAGITEEQLPEIDIDYGEDFRVYPEAYQDRTIVKDGIVFAQRSLNVAIIPVNEGELTLPGWSLPWWDLSKDQQASADIAPRTITVVAAPVSQQLQTLSSNQDIAPEVIEKPSTSLWTWFFALAWLITMALLVWVIKRKKVTTTAKTQVEQNDVVATLDDNYWSQFSAACNSGQMQLAEQALGKWLTKQELSDSFHNLHKEISAANWASEAKEDFDLMAFLERCQVLKKQFQNKKEQGEAALSSLNP
- a CDS encoding VWA domain-containing protein, which codes for MFEFVWPYVFLLLPVLWLVEKFSQTKQQQSEVLVNSSLPFTQAQAALEQTNSPLKVGFKWLVWCLCITALARPVWLDDEVQGLNEQGRDLLLSVDMSGSMQIKDMQVDGEAVDRLTALKILLSEFIEQRRGDRLGMILFADHAYLASPLSFDLDSLLIQVKELVHGLVGDRTAIGEGIGLGIKQLMNHPAEQRILILLTDGQNTSGSVDPMQAAEMAAKHQVVIYTIGVGADELYQQTLFGSRKINPSQDLDEGALIRIAEMTGGQYYRARSTEELSQIYQEINALNPISEAQQYYRPQYELYYWPLALASLLLMASLASPLLVRRFNREASNV